One Eriocheir sinensis breed Jianghai 21 chromosome 32, ASM2467909v1, whole genome shotgun sequence genomic region harbors:
- the LOC127006163 gene encoding uncharacterized protein LOC127006163 — MLRVELERTMWPTEKTLELIELLHSAPALWNTATADYRNKQKKGKILKDIADKLSIDIGKAEKKIKSLRVQFRREHLKLTSSLKSEVPQKCAWFGYEPLQFLLQVQEPRRKRGIDSPQREVAEVDLKQGTNPAIQVTELEFEEETDTIIEGPQDDTLHTTSRLCHSSSNKRTANNVDEAFQLMKTFTEHITKRDEYQVFGENVAHKLRNCEKSKHEVALAQYKINEIIFKLEVGEFGEVVRQIQKEGTISQNGSSS; from the exons A TGCTACGTGTCGAATTGGAAAGGACCATGTGGCCGACTGAGAAAACCCTGGAGCTAATTGAGTTACTTCACTCTGCACCGGCATTATGGAATACAGCTACTGCAGATTATAGAAATAaacagaagaaggggaaaatTCTGAAGGATATTGCTGATAAACTTTCTATAGACATCgggaaagcagaaaagaagatCAAGTCCCTCAGAGTGCAGTTCAGGAGGGAGCATTTGAAACTGACATCATCGCTAAAAAGTGAAGTTCCCCAGAAGTGTGCATGGTTTGGTTACGAGCCCCTGCAGTTTTTGCTGCAGGTCCAAGAGCCCAGAAGGAAACGGGGTATAGACTCGCCACAGAGAGAG gttgCTGAAGTTGATCTTAAACAAGGAACTAACCCTGCCATTCAGGTTACTGAACTGGAGTTTGAAGAAGAAACTGACACTATTATTGAAGGTCCTCAAGATGATACACTTCACACAACTTCCCGTCTTTGTCATTCTTCGTCAAATAAAAGAACTGCTAATAATGTGGACGAAGCCTTTCAGCTGATGAAGACTTTTACAGAACATATCACTAAACGGGACGAGTATCAAGTGTTTGGAGAAAATGTTGCCCATAAATTAAGAAACTGTGAAAAAAGTAAGCATGAGGTGGCATTAGCACAATATAAGATTAATGAAATTATTTTCAAGTTAGAAGTGGGAGAGTTTGGGGAGGTTGTGAGACAAATACAAAAAGAGGGCACAATATCACAAAATGGAAGCTCATCCTAG
- the LOC127006162 gene encoding RNA-binding protein 28-like — MSTEATRSYSEAAQAPAVTVVVHNLPIGTTAPELRALCEHVGEVVEVEIPSRTALFTKFIYGFVRFANLETSRAAVKKLSSIVVGNRHLRAQIAREHWRNTNEVTVPRAGVEGGLDDDDDDDEEEEEEEERADESTRSVTEKVDANSRPSSGAQRYILRECRWQWQLHRRRHPNRGAGRHATS, encoded by the exons atgagcaccgaggccacgcgcagctatagc GAAGCGGCGCAGGCCCCAGCAGTGACGGTGGTTGTTCACAATCTCCCGATCGGCACTACGGCCCCTGAGCTGCGCGCCCTCTGTGAACACGTGGGCGAGGTTGTGGAGGTGGAGATACCCAGCAGGACGGCGCTATTTACCAAATTTATTTATGG GTTTGTGAGGTTCGCGAATCTTGAGACGTCGCGCGCAGCTGTCAAGAAGCTGAGCAGTATTGTCGTGGGAAACCGTCACCTCAGAGCACAGATCGCCCGCGAACATTGGCGGAACACGAATGAGGTCACAG tgcCCCGTGCCGGCGTTGAGGGAGggctggatgatgatgatgatgatgatgaggaggaggaggaggaggaggagcgagcagACGAATCGACGAGGAGCGTGACGGAGAAGGTTGACGCAAATTCAAGGCCAAGTTCTGGGGCTCAACGTTACATCCTGCGGGAGTGTCGATGGCAGTGGCAGCTGCATCGCCGGCGCCACCCAAACAGAG